CCGACCGGGATGCGGGCCAGCTGGACTCCGGTCCGGGTGTCGATGGCGTACACCTCGGAGTCGTAACGCCCCGACAGCCAGAGGGTGTTGCCGTCCGCCGAGACACCTCCCATGTCGGGGCTGCCGCCGTCCGGGAGCTTCCACTTCTTGGTGAGCCTGTTCTTCGGGAAGTCGAAGACGGAGATGGTTCCCTCGCCCCGGTTGGAGATGTACATCTCCTTGGAGTCGCGGCTGACGTACAGGCCGTGGCAGCCCCTGCCCGTGCGCATCAGCTTCGGTTCCGTGAACTTGTCGCCGTCCAGGACCCACATGCCGTGCGCCATCATGTCGGCGATGTAGAACGTCTTGCCGTCGGGCGACATCTTCACGTCCTGCGGCATGGCGCCCTTGAAGGGGATCTTCTGCTGGCCGACGACCTCCATCTTCTCCGTGTCGACCTTGAGGAGTTCGCCGGAGAACTCGCAGGACACGATGAAGTAGCGGCCGTCCATGGAGAAGTCGGCGTGGTTGACGCCGGCGCAGGTGACGGGGACGGTCTTGTCGCGGTTCATGGTCTTCGGGTCGCGGAAGACGAGTTCGCGGTCCATGGACGCCATGACGATCGCGTGCTTGCCGTTCGGCGTGAAGTAGAGGTTGTACGGGTCGGAGACCTCGACCGTACGGCCCGTCCTGCCGGTGACCGGGTCGATGGCGGTGAGGCTGTCGCCGAGGTCGTTGTTGACCCAGAGCGTCTTCATGTCCCAGGAGGGGACGACGTGCTGCGGCTGGTTGCCGACCTTGATGGTCTCGATGACCTCGAACTTCTTCGGGTCGATGACCGACACCGTGTTGGACTCGGTGTTGGGGACGTAGACGCGCTGCAGGAACTTCTTGGCCACGGGCTGGAGCGCGTTGGGCCGGTCGGCGGCGTACGCGTCCTTGGGGTCGAGCACCGGCGGCATGCCGGGCAGGCCGGGTGCCGCCTTCGGCCTGGCGGGCTTGCGGACGCCTTCGGTGCCGAGGGCTTCGGTGTCGCCCTTGCCGCTGCCGCAGCCCGCGAGGGCGGCGAGGACGGCGCCGGCGGCGAGCACGGCCGCGGTGCGTTTGGTGGCGGTGAACGTCTCGTTCGGGATCAGGGGCATCAGGTCAGCAGCTCCGTGGTCGTGACCGCGCGCAGGCCGCGGCGTTCCAGTTCTTCCAGGACGGCGGGCAGGGCGGCGACCGTGTCCGCGTACCCGAAGTGCAGGCTCACGACGGATCCCTCGCGGATCTCGCCCGCGACGGTGCGGGTCACGGCGGGGGCGCCCGGTGACGTGAAGTCGAGGGAGTCGACGTCGTACGAGAGGACGTGCGGGTAGCCCGCGCGGTGGGCGAGGCGTTCGACGAGGGGGGTCGCCGTCCGGGCGCGCGAGGGGCGGAACCAGGTGCCGATGGAGCCGGTGAGACGGCGCAGGCGGTCCGCGCAGCCGGTGATCTCGGCGTGGGCCTCGGCCTCGGACATGGCGTTGATGTCGAGGTGGTGGTGGGTGTGGTTGCCCAGGTCGTGGCCGCCGTCGAGGATGCGGCGCGCCAGGTCGGGATGTGCGTCGAGCCAGCTGCCGACGGCGAGCACGGTGATCTTCGCGCCGGCCTGCTCCGCCTGGGCGAGGAGTGCCTTCGCGGTGGCGGGGTCACCCTGGCCGTGGAAGGTGAGGGCGACCTGGGGGCGGGTGCGGGGGCCGTGGCCGATCTGGCCGGGCGCCCCGGGGAAGCGGCGGGGTGCGGGGGCGGCGGCCGGGGCGGGCCTGGCCGGGCGGGGGGTCGTGGTGGCGGGCGGGCGGTCGCGTGCGGGGGCGGCGGGGCCGGTCGCGGCGCACCCGGTGGTGAGCGCGCCCGCGGCGACCAGGCCGGCGCCCGCGCGCAGGGCTCTGCGGCGGTCGGTCTCGATCACCGGACCATTTAATGGGAAAAACATGGAAAAGATGCTGATTGCCCGCTTCGGCGGTGTTACGGGTCGGATCCCCGTGCGGGCGACCCCCCTGTCGCCCCTTGCTTATCGCCTGCCACAGCCTCCACTTAACCAGCGTTTACCAGGCAGGTGTCCCATCTCACCAAGGATTCACCTCTAAACTGTTATGGTTTGCCCGTATTTCATCCCTTACGAGACTTTGGATCGGGGACGCCCGTCTGCCATAGTCGGAGACACGACCCCCATTGACCCGGGCTCAGGTCGTCTCGGCGGCCGTGGACCACACCCCACTGTCCACGCCGCTTCACGAAGGCCCCCTCGCGCCGACCACGGCAGCCGGGGGCTTTCGCGTATCAGCGGTCGGCCGCCCGCATCTCGAACCACGTCGTCTTGCCGCGCGGCAGCAGATCCACGCCCCACCGGTCCGAGAGCTTGTCGACGAGGAAGAGGCCGCGGCCGCTCAGGTCCATCTCGTGGACGGGGAGCAGACAGGGCAGCCCGCGCGACGGATCGCGGACCTCGACCCGGATCCAGCCGCGCCGCCGCTGCATGCGCAGGCCGAAGACGCGGGCGCCGGTGTGCCGCACGGCGTTCCCGACGAGTTCGGAGACGAGGAGGACGACGTCCTCGGTGAGCTTCGGGGAGAGCCCCCAGTGGCGCAGGACCACGACCTGGGCGAGGCGGCGCGCGATGGCGGCGGACTCCGGGCGCGACGGCAGCGGGACCTCCGCGTCCGTGGGATTGCCGAACAACTCGAGCGCCTTCAGCGCGTGTTCGTCCTCAACCGCCGGCGACCAGCGCGCCGCGGTCGCACTGCCGTGCCGCCGCGGCCGTTCGTCACCCTCCAGCCCCGCCATGCCCCCATCATGGCCGCCCGGAGCGCTCTCCGTGGCCGTTCCGGCGGAATAAGCCCCCCGGAACCATCCATTCCGGGGGGCGCGCTTGACATATGCCTATGGCATTCAATAGCCATTTCAGCAGGCGTGACCTGCGATGACTTCCCGCTTACGCATGATCACTCAAAGCTTTTCGACGGGTGTACTTAAGGCTCAGTTAAGTCGTCCATAATCCGCCCCATCGAGCGACCCCGCCGCTGACGCCTCTTCAACTTGGCGCACACTCGGACCAGTTCAGACGAACTTCGCCTTGCCCGGGCCCTCCTCGACGAAGCTCCGCATGCCCCGCTCGCGGTCCTCGGTCGCGAACAGGCCTGCGAACCACGTCCGTTCGATGGCGAGGCCCGTGTCGATGTCCGTCTCCAGGCCCGCGTCGATCGACTCCTTGGCGGCGCGCAGCGCGACGGCCGGGCCCCGCGCGAGGCGTGCGGCCCACGCGTGCGCCTGCTCGTACACCTCGACGGCGGGCACGACGCGGTCAACCAGGCCCATGGCGAGCGCCTCGTCGGCCTTCACGTGGCGGCCGGTGAAGATGAGGTCCTTGGCCTTGGACGGGCCGACGAGCCGGGCCAGGCGCTGGGTGCCGCCCGCGCCGGGGATGACCCCGAGCAGGATCTCCGGCTGGCCGAGCTTGGCGTTGTCCGCGGCGATGCGGAAGTCGGCGCAGAGGGCGAGCTCGCAGCCGCCGCCCAGCGCGTAGCCGGTGACGGCGGCGACGACGGGCTTGGGGATGCGTGCGACGGCGGTGAAGGACTCCTGGAGGGCCCCGGAACGCACGATCATGGCCGCGTGGTCCATGTCCTGCATCTCCTTGATGTCCGCGCCCGCCGCGAACACCTTCTCGCCGCCGTAGATCACGACGGCGCGCACGTCGTCGCGCCGCGCCGCCTCCTCGGCGAGCTCCTTGAGGCGGTCCTGGGTCGCGATGTCCAGGGCGTTCATCGGGGGACGGTCGAGCCGGATCGTGCCGACGCCTTCGGCGACTTCGAGGGTTGCAGTCATGGCAGCAGGTTAACGGGGACTAACGACACCGGGCCCGGTGCACTTGGTCACAGTGCGCCGGGCCCGGTACGGAAGGGTGCAGGCGGGCCTACGCCTTCCACTCCTCCCACGACATGTTCCAGCCGTTGAGACCGTTGTCCGGCTGGATCTTCTTGTCCGCGGAGTTCTTCACCACGACGACGTCGCCGATGAGCGAGTTCTCGAAGAACCATCCGGCGGGCGTCTTCTTGCTGTAGCCGCCGCGCACGTCGCTCAGGCCTATGCAGCCGTGGCTGGCGTTGGTGTTGCCGAAGGCGCCGCCCGACCAGTAGTTGCCGTGGAGGAACGTGCCGGAGGTCGACAGGCGCATGGCGTGCGGGACGTCCTTGATGTCGTACTCGCCGCCGAAGCCGACGGTCTCGCCGTTCATCCGGGTCACCTGCAGCTTCTCGCTGATGACCATCTCGCCGTTGTACGTGGTGGTGCCGGGGGCGCCCGCCGTGATCGGGATCTTCTTGATCTGCTCACCGTCGCGGACGACCTTCATGTGGTGCGTCTTGGCGTCGACCGTGGAGACCTGGCTGCGGCCGATGGTGAACTTCAGGGTCTTGGCCTGCTTGCCGTAGACACCCGGGCGGCCCTCGACGCCGTCGAGGTTGAGCTTGACGGTGACCTTCGTGCCGGCCTTCCAGTATTTCTCCGGGCGGAAGTCCAGGCGGTCGTTGCCGAACCAGTGGCCCTCGACCGGCACGGACGGCTCGGTCTTGATCTCGACGGCCTTCTCGACCGCGTCCGGGTCGGTGATGCCGCGCGTGAAGTTGACCGAGAACGGCATTCCGACGCCGACCTTCGAGCCGTCCTCCGGAGTGAACTGCCCGATGAAGGTGTTCTTCGGGGTCAGTGTCGTGAAGACGGTGTCCTTGGCGGACGCGCGGCCCTCGGAGTCCTTGGCCACGGCGTGGACCTTGTACTTGGTGGCGGCCGCGAGGTGGTGGGCCGGCGTCCAGCTGGTCCCGCCCGACGTGATCTTGCCGGGCACCGGATTGCCCTTGTTGTCCTCCACCTTGACCTCGGACAGCTTGCCCTTGGCTGCGGCTATCTTCAGTGCGCCACTGGTGGCCACCGCGTCCGCGCCGTCCTTGGGGGCTATCGTGACGACCGCCGCCGAGGGGGCGTTCTTGTCCGCCTTGTCCTTGCCGTCACCGCCGCCCGCGTCCGAACCCCCGCCGCACGCCGCGACGAACAGCAGCGTCGCCCCGGACGCCACCGCCGTCAGTGTCCTCGCTGTTCCGGCGCCCCGCCGCCGAGCGCGCTTGCGCGCGCCAACCGACGTCCCCGATATCGGTCGCCCGTTCACGATCTCGTCTCCCCTCGCACGGCCTGATCCAGGCCCGCACCCCAGTGCACCTGCGCGTTTCGGACACGCGCAAGCGTTAGATAACCACACGGTTCCCGGGGAACAGTCCCCGCCAATGTCACCGTTCAGTTCCAACTGCCCCTTGGGTGCGGGCGGACCAAGATCACCTGGTGGTTCCGAGCCGGTCACCTGGCGATCACCCGGAGGATCAGGCGTTCTTCACCCAGTCCTTCCATTCCATGTTCCAGCCGCCGAGACCGTTGTCAGGAGCGACTTTCTTGTCATTGCTGTTGATCACTTCGACGACGTCCCCGATGAGGCTCCGGTCGAAGAACCAGCCCGCGGGCGTCCGTGAGCTGCCGCCCTTCACATCGCGCAGGCCCACGCAGCCGTGGCTGACATTGGTGTTGCCGGGGGCGTCCGGCGACCAGTAGTTGCCGTGCAGGAAGGTGCCCGAGGTCGTGAGGCGCATGGCGTGCGGGACGTCGGGGATGTCGTACTCGCCGCCGAAGCCGACGGTGCGGCTGTTCATGCGGGTCACCTCCAGCATCTCCGTCACCACCATCTTCCCGTTGTACGTGGTGGTCTTGGGAGCGCCCGCGGTGATCGGCACGGTGGAGAGCACCTCGCCGTCCCTGCGCACCTCCATGGTGTGCTCGGCGGCGTCGACCAGGGACTGCTGGTCGCGGCCGACGGTGAAGGTGAAGCTCTTGTCCTGGAGGCCGTAGACCCCGGGGGCCGCCTGGACGTCGCGCAGACGCAGGGCGACGGTGACCTTCGTGCCGGGCTTCCAGTACTTCTCGGGGCGGAAGTCCACCCGGCTCTTGCCGAACCAGTGCGGGCGGATGTCGACGTCCGGGTGCGCGGTGACGTGGATGGCACGCTGGACCGCCTCGCGGTTCTCGACCTCCCGGTTGAACTCAAGGGAGACGATCATGCCGGTGCCGACGGTGGCGCGGTTCTCCGGTGCCACGTATCCGATGAAGCGCTCGTCGGGGACGTACGTACGGAAGGTGGTGTGCCGGGCGGAGCGGCGGCCGTGGCCGTCCATGGCGACGGCGTCGACCTCGTACATGGCGGCGAGCGCCAGCGGCCCGCGGTCGAGGGGGCGCCACGTCATGCCGTCCTCGTCGATGCGGCCCGGTACGTCGAACTCCTGTGCGTCCTGCGTCCGGACGACCTTCACCGACTCCAGGCGCCCGTCGGGCACCGTCACCTCCAGACGTTCGTCCGCCTTGACCCCCTTGCTGTCGTCGTCGGGTGACACCCGGATCGCGTCCGCCGGCGAGCGGGGCTTCCCCATCAGCCCGTCGACCCCGCCGGAGGAACAGCCCGCCAGCAGCCCCGCCCATGTCAGTACCGCGGCCAGCGCGGCCCCTGCGCGCCGTGCGCGCCTCGCATCCTGTCTCACGTGGGTCCCAACGACCGTCCCCCTGCCGGGGAAACGTGAGTGCGACGCGTGCGGTGGGCAGAACCATGGGGAGGACGACGTATGGGGAGCCGCGGCCGGGACGCCGCACGCCCTTCTTCGCGCGTCGACCGACGGAGCCGCGGGAGGCCGACAGGTGACGAGCGCACCCGAGCAAGGGGCAGTGCAGCAGGCGCGGGCGATGGGGCGCGGCACGACGGAGCGGCCCGCGCCGACGGTGAACGGCAGCAGAAGGGCGGCGCTCCGCGCGGCGCCGACGCGGCCCGTGTGGCCGGGGGCGCCGACGCCGCTCGGGGCCCGCTTCCGGGTCGGGCCCGACGGGGTCGCGGGCACCAACTTCGCGCTGTGGGCGGGCGGGGCGGAGGCGGTGGAGCTCTGTCTGTTCGACGACGGGCAGGTGGAGACGCGCTGCCCGCTGACCGAGCTGACGCACGAGATATGGCACGGTTTCGTGCCGGGCGTGCGGCCGGGGCAGCGGTACGGCTACCGCGTGCACGGCCGCTGGGACCCGTGGACGGGTGCCCGCTGGAATCCGGCGAAGCTGCTCCTGGATCCGTACGCGCGCGCGGTGGACGGCGGCCCCGGTCTCGACTACGGCTCGCTGCCCGCGGAGGTGTACGGGCACGTGCGGGACTGGCCGCAACAGCATGTGGCGGACACGGTCCGCGACGACCGTGACTCGGCGCCGTACGTCCCCAAGGGCGTGGTCGTGCACGACGACGCGCCGGACGACGAGTGGACCGACGACCGCAGGCCGAAGACGCCGTGGGCGGACTCGGTCATCTACGAACTGCACGTGCGCGGCTTCACGAAGCTCCATCCGGGGATTCCCGAGGAATTGCGCGGTACGTACGCGGGGTTGGCGCACCCGGCCGCGCTCGACCACCTCGTGCGGCTCGGGGTGACGGCGGTCGAGCTCCTTCCGGTGCATCAGTTCGCGCACGAGGACCACCTGCTGCGGCGGGGCCTGCGCAACTACTGGGGCTACAACTCGATCGGCTACTTCGCGCCGCACGCGGCCTACGCGGCGTCCGGGACGCGCGGGGAGCAGGTCGGCGAGTTCCGGCGGATGGTGCGGGCGCTGCACCAGGCCGGGATCGAGGTCATCCTGGACGTGGTCTACAACCACACGGCGGAGGCCGGGGAGCTCGGCCCGATGCTGTCCCTGAAGGGCATCGACAACCGCGGCTACTACCGGCTGCAGCAGAACGACGCGCGGCGGTACGCGGACTACACGGGCTGCGGGAACACCCTCCAGGTCGTCCAGCCGCACGTGCTGCGGCTGATCACCGACTCGCTGCGGTACTGGGTGTCGGAGATGGGGGTGGACGGGTTCCGGTTCGATCTGGCGGCGGCGCTCGCGCGCTCCTTCCACGACGTCGACATGCTGTCGCCGTTCCTCGCGGTGATCGCGCAGGATCCGGTGCTGCGGCGCGTGAAGCTGATCGCCGAGCCGTGGGACGTGGGGTCCGGCGGCTATCAGGTGGGGGCCTTCCCGCCGCTGTGGACGGAGTGGAACGACCGCTACCGGGGTGCGGTGCGGGACTTCTGGCGGGGCGCGCTGCCGGACGTACGGGATCTGGGGTACCGGCTGTCCGGGTCGAGCGATCTGTACGCGTGGGGCGGGCGCAGGCCGTACGCGTCGGTGAACTTCGTGACGGCGCACGACGGTTTCACGCTGCGGGACCTGGTGAGTTACGAGCGGAAGCACAACGAGGCCAACGGCGAGGGCAACCGGGACGGCTCCGACGACAACCGGGCGTGGAACTGCGGTGCCGAGGGCGAGAGCGACGACGCGGATGTCACGGCGCTGCGCCGCCGCCAGCTGCGGAACCTGATGACGACGCTGCTGCTGTCCACCGGTGTGCCGATGCTGGTCGCTGGCGACGAGATGGGCCGCACGCAGGGCGGCTCCAACAACGCGTACTGCCAGGACAACGAGATCAGCTGGGTCGACTGGGGGCTCAGGGACGAGCCGGGCTGGCGCGACCTGTTCGCGCTCACGTCCCGCCTCATCGAGCTGAGGCACCGTCATCCGGTGCTGCGCAGGAGGGCGTTCTTCTCCGGGCGCGCGCACTCCGCGGACGGGCTGCGGGACCTGGCGTGGTTCACGGCGGGCGGCGGGGAGATGACGGAGGCGGACTGGTACGCGCCGAGGACGACGCTCGGCATGTACCTGTCGGGGCGCGACATACCCGGCCGGGACGCGCGGGGCGCGCCGGTCGTCGACGAGAGCTTCCTCGCGGTGCTGCACGCGGACGGGGAGCCGACGGCGTTCGTGCTGCCGGGTCCGCCGTGGGCCGCGGCGTACGAGGTGGTGGTGGACACGTCACTGGAGGAGCAGGCCGCACCGCCCGGCACGGTGCACCGGGCGGGCGAGTCGGTGACGGTGCCGGGGAGGTCGGTGATGCTGCTGCGGGTGACCACCTGACGCCGGCGCGGTCGCGGGCCCGCACATGCGCGCACTTGGTCCGGACCTGAGTCTTGCCCCTGCTCTTGGGTGACCCCAAGCTCGCCTTATGGACCTGGAGTTGCGGCACCTCAAGACGATCCGGGCGATCGCCGACGCGGGCAGCCTGACCAAGGCCGCCACCGCGCTCGGGCTCGCCCAGCCCGCCCTGAGCGCGCAGTTGAAGAGGATCGAGCGGGCCCTCGGCGGCCCGCTCTTCGAGCGGGGGCGGCACGGGGTGCGGGCCACGGCGCTCGGCGAGTTCGTGCTCGCGCGGGCCCGGGTGGTCCTGCCCGCGATGAGCGGGCTGCGGGAGGAGGCCCAGCGGTTCGTGCGGGCGTGGGAGGGCGGGGCGGGGTTCCGGCTCGGCGGCATCCACGGGCCGCTGCTCGGGGCGCTGGTGGACCGGCTCGCCGCGGCGTACCCGGGGGTGCCGGTGTCGACGCACACCTCGTGGTCGGAGCGGGAGCTCGCGTCCCGCACGGCGGAGGGCCGCCTCGACTTCGCGCTGGTCGGTACGTGCGGGGCGAGCACGCCGCCGGAGAGCGACCTCCTCGTGTGGCGTGAGGTGGCCCGTGACCCCGTCTTCGTCATGCTGCCCACCTCCCATCCGCTGGCCGACGTCCAGGAGATCGACCTGGCGCGGCTCGCGGACGAGGCGTGGACGGACGTGCCGGGCGACGGCTGTTTCGCGGACTGTTTCTCGGCGGCGTGCGCGCGGGCGGGGTTCACGCCGTCGCGGGTGTACGAGACGGATGTCGCGTCGTGCGTGCATCTGGTGCAGGTGGGGCGGGCGGTGGGGCTCTGCCGGGCGACGTTCCCGCCGACGCCGGGTCTGGTGACGAGGCCGCTGGTGGGGGCGCCGCTGTACTGGCGCCATCTGCTCGGCTGGCATCCGGCGGCTCCCGCCCACGACACGGCGGCGGCGGTCTTCGCGCAGGCGCGGGCGGCGCACGCGGAGGCGGCGGCGCGCAGTGACAGCTACACGGCGTGGCTCTCGGCACCGTCGCCGCCGTCTCCGTGACCCGCCGGGTTCACCGGCTGTCCATAACGCCGGTGTACGGGGTCGAATGACAGCTGTGTGGGGGCTGTTGAGGGTTCTACCGTGTGGGCGATCCCCGCTCGTCCTCGCACCACGAGGAGACTCGTATGCTCCCCACCACCCATCACAGACGCGTCGCCGCCGCGTGTGCCGCGGTCACCGCCGCCGGTGCGCTGGTCCTCGCCGGTCTGCCCGGCGCCGCGTCCGCTTCCCCCTCCTCCCCCGCTTCCCCTTCCTCCCCGTCCTCCTCCCGGCTCTCCCCCGCCGAGAGCGCCGCCGTCGACAAGACCTCTCCCGGAGTCTTGAAGGCCATGCAGCGCGACCTCGGCCTCACGTCGGCGCAGGCCGAGGCCCGTCTGGTCAACGAGGCCGAGGCCGGCGCCGTCGCGGGAGCCCTGCGGAACGCGCTCGGCCGTGACTTCGCGGGCGCGTGGGTGCACGGCGCCACCTCCGCGCGACTCACCGTGGCGACCACCGACGCCGCCGACGTCCCGAGGATCGAGGCGCGGGGCGCACGCGCCGAGGTCGTCGGTCACTCGGTCGCGGAGCTGGACGCGGCCAAGGCCCGTCTCGACCGCGCGGCGAAGAAGGCGGCGACGCGCGACGCGCCGGTCTGGTACGTCGACGTGCGCTCCAACACGGTCGTGGTGCGGGCCGTGAAGACGTCCGCCGCGAAGTCCCTCGTCCGGGCGGCGGGCGTCGACGCCTCCCTCGTACGCGTGGAGAGGACCGCGGAGCGGCCGCGGCCGTTCTACGACCTGGTGGGCGGCGAGGCGTACTACATGGGTGGCCGCTGCTCCATCGGCTTCCCCGTCACCAAGGGCACCCAGCAGGGCTTCGCGACGGCCGGTCACTGCGGGCGCGCGGGCACCGCGACCACCGGCTACAACCAGGTGGCCCAGGGCACGTTCCAGGCGTCCGTCTTCCCCGGGAACGACATGGCCTGGGTCGCCACGAACACGCAGTGGACCGCCACCCCGTACGTGAAGGGCCAGGGCGGCCAGCGGGTCGGCGTCGGGGGCTCTACCCAGTCCCCGGTGGGTGCGTCGATCTGCCGGTCGGGCTCCACTACGGGGTGGCACTGCGGCACCATCTCGCAGCACAACACGAGCGTCACCTACCCCGAGGGCACCATCAGCGGCGTGACGCGGACGACGGTCTGCGCGGAGCCCGGCGACTCGGGCGGCTCCTACATATCGGGGAGCCAGGCGCAGGGCGTCACGTCCGGCGGCTCGGGCAACTGCTCCAGCGGCGGTACGACGTACCACCAGCCGATCAACCCGCTGCTGCAGCGGTTCGCCCTGACGCTGAAGACCACCGGCGGCGGCGAGGACCCGGGTCCCGGCGAGCCGGAGCCGGGCGGCACGTGGGCCGCGGGCAAGGTGTACGCGGCCGGTGACTCCGTCACGTACGGCGGATCCACCTACCGCTGCCTCCAGGGTCACCAGGCGCAGCCGGGCTGGGAGCCGCCGAACACGCCGGCGCTCTGGCAGCAGGCGTAGCGGGCGCGGGCCCGTCGGTCAGGCGCCGAGGATGCCGCGGTCGTACGCCGTCGCGACGGCCGCGGCACGGTCCTTGACGCCGAGCTTGCCGTAGATGTGGGTGAGATGCGTCTTGACCGTGGCCTCGCTGATGAAGAGTTCCGCGGCGATCCCACGGTTCGACGTGCCCCTGGCGACGAGCGCGAGCACCTCCCTCTCACGGGTGCTCAGCGGCTCGTTTCCGGGGGCACGCACGCGTGAGACGAGGCGGGAGGCGACGGCCGGCGAGAGGACGGTGCGCCCTTCGGCGGCGGCGCGGACCGCGGTGAACAGTTCGTCGCGCGGGGCGTCCTTGAGCAGATAGCCGGTCGCGCACGTCGAGGGTGACCTCGTCGCCCATGAAGGAGAGGGTGACGCCGAGGCGGGCCGCTTCCGCGTGCCGGGCGGTGTTGGAGGGGGCCTCCTGGACGATGCGCAGGAGGGTGGCC
The window above is part of the Streptomyces venezuelae genome. Proteins encoded here:
- a CDS encoding alpha-lytic protease prodomain-containing protein, yielding MLPTTHHRRVAAACAAVTAAGALVLAGLPGAASASPSSPASPSSPSSSRLSPAESAAVDKTSPGVLKAMQRDLGLTSAQAEARLVNEAEAGAVAGALRNALGRDFAGAWVHGATSARLTVATTDAADVPRIEARGARAEVVGHSVAELDAAKARLDRAAKKAATRDAPVWYVDVRSNTVVVRAVKTSAAKSLVRAAGVDASLVRVERTAERPRPFYDLVGGEAYYMGGRCSIGFPVTKGTQQGFATAGHCGRAGTATTGYNQVAQGTFQASVFPGNDMAWVATNTQWTATPYVKGQGGQRVGVGGSTQSPVGASICRSGSTTGWHCGTISQHNTSVTYPEGTISGVTRTTVCAEPGDSGGSYISGSQAQGVTSGGSGNCSSGGTTYHQPINPLLQRFALTLKTTGGGEDPGPGEPEPGGTWAAGKVYAAGDSVTYGGSTYRCLQGHQAQPGWEPPNTPALWQQA
- a CDS encoding response regulator transcription factor yields the protein MRAPGNEPLSTREREVLALVARGTSNRGIAAELFISEATVKTHLTHIYGKLGVKDRAAAVATAYDRGILGA